Proteins encoded together in one Qingshengfaniella alkalisoli window:
- a CDS encoding class I SAM-dependent methyltransferase: MADAARFWDRFAERYARSPVSDEETYQAKLAKTQALMRPEMEVFEFGCGTGSTALKHASHVAHIVSTDVSPKMIEIARLKATEQGIQNVTFRRQDFDAMIVDEGCFDMVLGLNILHLLPEWRQAIRTSFRMLRPGGYFVTSTACLRDSMAFLRPVVPLGRAVGLLPSVVFFTQDDYDRRLWEVGFEITESWLPGPRKALFTIARKPD; the protein is encoded by the coding sequence ATGGCAGATGCAGCCAGATTCTGGGATCGGTTCGCGGAACGTTACGCGCGTTCTCCCGTGTCGGATGAAGAGACCTATCAGGCAAAGCTGGCAAAGACGCAGGCGCTGATGCGGCCAGAGATGGAGGTTTTTGAGTTCGGCTGTGGCACCGGTTCCACCGCGTTGAAGCATGCTTCGCACGTGGCCCACATCGTCTCAACCGATGTCTCGCCGAAGATGATAGAAATCGCCCGCCTCAAAGCCACCGAACAGGGGATTCAGAACGTCACCTTCAGGCGGCAGGATTTCGACGCCATGATCGTGGACGAGGGGTGCTTCGACATGGTGCTGGGCCTGAACATCCTGCACCTTCTGCCAGAATGGCGCCAAGCAATCCGGACGAGCTTTCGCATGCTGCGACCGGGTGGCTACTTTGTGACCAGCACGGCATGTCTGCGCGATTCGATGGCATTCTTGCGCCCTGTGGTTCCTCTTGGGCGTGCTGTCGGGCTGCTGCCATCCGTTGTTTTCTTCACGCAAGACGACTACGACAGGAGACTTTGGGAAGTAGGGTTCGAGATCACTGAAAGCTGGCTGCCAGGGCCACGCAAGGCGTTGTTCACCATAGCGCGCAAGCCCGATTAG
- a CDS encoding DUF1284 domain-containing protein, whose protein sequence is MTVRFRPHHFLCALGYVGKGYSDDFIANMTAIVTDGLKSDGDETVIEVAPAADDICGPCPKRRGMLCTKQTKIEGLDRAHLDALGLKIGDRLTWAQAKSRIRERVLPGDLSGLCNGCEWLKLGLCEAALEELHATP, encoded by the coding sequence GTGACGGTTCGGTTCCGGCCTCACCATTTTCTTTGCGCCCTGGGCTATGTCGGAAAGGGCTACTCCGACGATTTCATCGCTAATATGACTGCCATTGTCACCGATGGCCTGAAATCAGACGGCGACGAAACCGTGATTGAGGTAGCGCCCGCCGCCGATGATATCTGCGGTCCCTGCCCCAAGCGGCGCGGGATGCTTTGCACAAAACAAACGAAGATCGAGGGTTTGGACAGGGCACATCTTGACGCGCTCGGCCTGAAGATCGGGGACCGGCTTACCTGGGCGCAGGCAAAATCACGCATCCGCGAGCGCGTGCTCCCGGGCGATCTGTCGGGCCTATGTAACGGTTGCGAATGGCTGAAACTGGGACTTTGCGAGGCCGCGCTGGAAGAGCTGCACGCCACGCCCTAA
- the purF gene encoding amidophosphoribosyltransferase — MGQDDNGSACPSHPFDDDKLKEECGIFGTIGVAEAANFTALGLHALQHRGQEAGGIVAYSPDSGFNSVRRFGYVRDNFTSQKVMETLPGQLAIGHVRYSTSGNKGQTAIRDVQPFFGEFSMGGAAIAHNGNITNADELRRELIERGSIFQSSSDSECIIHLMARSLQKNIPERMKDALRRVEGAFSVVAMTRTKLIGVRDPLGVRPLVLGKIGDGWALASETCALDIIGADFVREIEPGEMVVITREGVESHRPFAQAKSRFCIFEHVYFSRPDSILGGTSVYETRRQIGVELARETPVDADIVCPVPDSGTPAAIGYSAESGIPFALGIVRNQYVGRTFIEPTEQIRNMGVRLKLNVNRALIKGKRVVLVDDSVVRGTTSRKIKEMILDAGATEVHFRIASPPTSWPCFYGVDTPERDKLLASSMSEDEMCEHLGVDSLRFISLDGLYRAVGEAKGRDPNTPQYCDACFSGDYPVRPADMVARGFELKAAE; from the coding sequence ATCGGACAGGACGACAACGGCAGTGCTTGTCCAAGCCACCCCTTTGACGACGACAAGCTGAAAGAAGAATGCGGAATCTTCGGCACCATCGGTGTTGCTGAAGCCGCCAACTTTACTGCCTTGGGGCTGCATGCGCTGCAGCACCGTGGTCAGGAAGCGGGTGGCATCGTTGCCTATTCGCCGGATAGCGGATTCAACTCGGTCCGGCGCTTTGGTTATGTCCGCGATAACTTCACGTCGCAGAAAGTGATGGAGACGCTGCCTGGCCAACTGGCCATCGGGCATGTGCGCTACTCCACTTCCGGCAACAAGGGGCAGACCGCGATCCGCGATGTGCAACCCTTTTTCGGTGAATTCTCGATGGGCGGCGCCGCCATCGCTCATAACGGCAACATCACCAATGCCGACGAACTGCGCCGCGAGTTGATCGAGCGCGGATCGATCTTCCAGTCATCATCCGACAGCGAATGCATCATCCACCTGATGGCGCGGTCACTGCAAAAGAACATCCCCGAACGCATGAAAGACGCGCTGCGGCGTGTCGAAGGCGCGTTTTCCGTGGTTGCCATGACCCGCACGAAGCTGATCGGCGTGCGCGATCCCCTGGGCGTGCGCCCGCTGGTTCTGGGCAAGATCGGTGACGGCTGGGCCTTGGCGTCGGAAACCTGTGCGCTCGACATCATCGGTGCTGATTTCGTTCGCGAAATCGAACCCGGTGAAATGGTCGTTATCACCCGCGAAGGGGTCGAAAGCCATCGCCCCTTTGCGCAAGCCAAGTCGCGCTTCTGCATCTTCGAGCACGTCTATTTCTCGCGCCCGGATTCGATCCTCGGCGGCACCTCGGTTTACGAAACCCGTCGCCAGATCGGTGTGGAGCTGGCCCGCGAAACCCCCGTAGACGCGGACATCGTCTGCCCGGTGCCGGACAGTGGCACGCCGGCAGCGATCGGGTATTCGGCGGAAAGCGGCATCCCCTTCGCGCTTGGGATCGTGCGCAACCAATATGTCGGGCGTACCTTCATCGAACCGACCGAACAGATTCGCAACATGGGTGTCCGGCTGAAGCTGAACGTCAACCGTGCCCTCATCAAAGGCAAACGGGTTGTTCTGGTCGATGACAGCGTTGTGCGTGGAACGACAAGCCGCAAGATCAAGGAAATGATTCTCGATGCGGGCGCGACAGAGGTGCATTTTCGTATCGCCAGCCCGCCGACGTCATGGCCATGCTTTTACGGCGTGGATACGCCGGAGCGGGACAAGCTGCTGGCTTCGTCCATGAGCGAAGACGAAATGTGCGAGCATCTCGGCGTGGACAGCCTGCGGTTTATCTCTCTGGATGGTCTTTACCGCGCGGTGGGCGAAGCAAAGGGTCGCGACCCCAATACCCCGCAATACTGCGATGCCTGCTTCTCCGGAGACTATCCGGTGCGCCCGGCGGATATGGTGGCGCGCGGATTCGAGTTGAAAGCAGCCGAGTGA
- a CDS encoding CvpA family protein, which produces MEGFTIVDGVVAAVIVISALLAYSRGLVRELMAIAGWVAAAILAFLFAPNVEPLVKEIPYVGDFLRDSCELSIIAAFSAVFALALIVVSVFTPLFSTVVQRSALGGVDQGLGFLFGALRGILLVVVALIVYDRVVVTQTSPMVENSRTAAIFAGFQENLDDKIPEDAPGWVLGRYEELVGSCGAPVESAEPAPVEPTTEQ; this is translated from the coding sequence ATGGAAGGTTTCACGATTGTTGACGGGGTGGTGGCTGCGGTCATCGTGATCTCGGCGCTTCTGGCCTATTCGCGCGGCTTGGTGCGCGAACTGATGGCGATCGCGGGCTGGGTTGCCGCCGCGATTCTCGCCTTCCTCTTCGCACCGAATGTGGAGCCGTTGGTCAAGGAAATCCCTTATGTGGGTGATTTCCTGCGAGACAGCTGCGAACTTTCAATCATCGCGGCGTTTTCGGCAGTTTTTGCGCTGGCACTGATCGTAGTGTCCGTATTCACTCCGCTGTTCTCGACCGTCGTTCAACGATCTGCACTGGGTGGCGTTGATCAAGGGTTGGGGTTCCTGTTCGGCGCGCTGCGCGGCATCCTTTTGGTTGTCGTTGCACTGATCGTCTATGACCGCGTCGTCGTCACCCAAACCTCGCCGATGGTCGAAAACAGCCGCACGGCCGCGATCTTCGCGGGCTTTCAGGAAAATCTCGACGACAAGATCCCTGAAGACGCGCCAGGCTGGGTCCTGGGCCGCTACGAGGAACTGGTTGGAAGCTGCGGTGCGCCCGTGGAATCGGCGGAACCGGCCCCCGTTGAACCCACAACGGAGCAATAG
- the radA gene encoding DNA repair protein RadA: protein MAKTLSFTCTSCGAGYGKWSGRCDACGAWNTIAEEKPLAAPSSGRSLGMKRGAKVPLMDLATPEDPPERTRSRVDELDRVLGGGLVPASATLVGGDPGIGKSTLLLQAAAAFARRGLDVIYISGEEATAQVRMRAQRLGLADANVKLASDTNLRDILTTVEAENPALVVIDSIQTMWLDTVDSAPGSVAQVRAAAHELVSFAKRKGISVVLVGHVTKEGQIAGPRVVEHMVDTVLYFEGERGHQFRILRAVKNRFGPADEIGVFEMTGAGLAQVGNPSALFLSDRGEPVPGAAVFAGIEGTRPVLCEMQALVAPSPLGQPRRSVVGWDSGRLGMVLAVLEARCGIPFTGLDVYLNVAGGLRVSEPAADLAVAAALLSAREDTALPPHTVVFGEISLSSALRPVAQTENRLKEARKLGFSNAILPAGSKTGVSADMAVKELADLTAFVGDVFGAG, encoded by the coding sequence ATGGCAAAAACCCTTTCTTTCACATGCACATCTTGCGGCGCGGGTTACGGCAAATGGTCGGGCCGCTGCGACGCCTGCGGCGCTTGGAACACCATCGCTGAAGAAAAACCGTTGGCAGCGCCTTCCTCCGGCAGATCGCTGGGGATGAAGCGCGGTGCGAAGGTGCCGTTGATGGATCTGGCCACACCAGAAGACCCGCCCGAACGGACCCGAAGCCGCGTGGACGAACTGGACCGCGTCCTTGGCGGCGGCTTGGTTCCTGCTTCGGCCACGCTGGTGGGCGGCGATCCGGGCATCGGTAAGTCCACCCTGCTTCTGCAAGCAGCAGCGGCGTTCGCCCGGCGGGGGCTCGACGTGATCTATATCTCGGGTGAAGAAGCCACGGCACAGGTCAGGATGCGCGCGCAGCGGCTGGGGCTGGCCGATGCGAACGTCAAACTGGCGTCCGATACCAACCTGCGCGATATCCTGACGACGGTTGAGGCCGAGAACCCCGCCCTCGTCGTCATCGATTCGATCCAGACCATGTGGCTCGACACCGTGGACAGCGCGCCGGGGTCTGTCGCGCAGGTCCGCGCCGCCGCACATGAGCTGGTAAGCTTCGCCAAGCGCAAGGGCATCTCGGTCGTATTGGTGGGTCATGTCACCAAGGAAGGCCAGATAGCCGGTCCCCGCGTGGTCGAACACATGGTCGATACCGTCCTCTACTTTGAAGGCGAACGGGGTCACCAGTTCCGCATCTTGCGGGCAGTGAAAAACCGGTTCGGACCCGCAGACGAGATCGGCGTTTTCGAGATGACCGGTGCGGGACTTGCTCAAGTCGGCAATCCATCAGCGCTGTTCCTGTCGGATCGGGGCGAACCCGTGCCCGGCGCCGCCGTTTTTGCAGGGATTGAAGGCACGCGACCCGTGCTGTGCGAAATGCAGGCCTTGGTCGCCCCCTCGCCATTAGGACAACCCAGGCGGTCCGTGGTGGGCTGGGACAGCGGACGGTTGGGCATGGTCCTGGCGGTGCTGGAGGCCCGCTGCGGCATCCCGTTCACCGGCCTCGATGTCTATCTGAACGTCGCGGGCGGCCTGCGGGTGTCGGAACCCGCAGCAGATCTGGCCGTCGCTGCGGCCCTGCTGTCGGCGCGAGAAGATACCGCTCTACCGCCACATACGGTAGTCTTTGGTGAAATTAGTCTCTCTTCTGCACTACGTCCTGTCGCTCAGACCGAAAACAGGTTGAAAGAGGCGCGAAAACTTGGTTTTTCCAATGCGATCCTGCCCGCTGGCAGCAAAACCGGTGTAAGCGCAGACATGGCAGTAAAAGAATTGGCCGACCTCACCGCCTTTGTCGGCGACGTGTTCGGCGCCGGATAA
- a CDS encoding paraquat-inducible protein A yields MKHLTRIANLLLLVAFPVAWGAPLMRAGLLPFFGMSEISVLSGIGVLWESDPWLASLVILLAIVAPYLKTLGLAGIQFGYLTDRFRPVIRFLGRLAFADIFLIALYVVIAKGVGVGRVEPAWGLWLFTGCVIASLMLSYLSPKAR; encoded by the coding sequence GTGAAACACCTCACCCGCATCGCGAACCTGTTGCTGCTCGTCGCATTTCCGGTGGCATGGGGCGCGCCGTTGATGCGGGCGGGTTTGTTGCCCTTCTTCGGTATGTCGGAGATTTCGGTCCTTTCCGGGATCGGTGTGCTGTGGGAAAGCGATCCGTGGCTCGCCTCGCTCGTCATCCTGCTGGCCATTGTCGCGCCCTACCTCAAGACGCTCGGGCTGGCGGGGATACAGTTCGGCTATCTCACGGACCGCTTCCGGCCTGTCATCAGGTTTCTCGGACGTCTGGCCTTCGCGGACATCTTCCTGATCGCGCTTTACGTGGTCATCGCTAAAGGCGTGGGCGTCGGTCGCGTAGAGCCCGCATGGGGGCTTTGGCTGTTTACCGGCTGCGTCATCGCCTCGCTCATGTTGAGCTATCTCAGCCCCAAGGCACGATAG
- a CDS encoding ABC transporter ATP-binding protein, whose product MINLSSVQKAFGSNEVLRGIDLDIARGESMVIIGGSGTGKSVLLKCILGLIKPDNGMIKVDGVDVEKAERDAFLARFGMLFQGGALFDSLKVWENVAFRLRHGTLKRPKDEARDIAIEKLRRVGLKASVADQFPAELSGGMQKRVGLARAIAAEPEIIFFDEPTTGLDPIMSGVINDLIREIVVEMGATAMTITHDMTSVRAIADKVAMLHAGKIRWTGPVAQMDDSGDPYLTQFISGSAEGPIEAVR is encoded by the coding sequence ATGATCAACCTATCCAGCGTCCAGAAGGCCTTCGGGTCCAACGAAGTTCTGCGTGGCATCGACCTAGATATTGCGCGGGGCGAAAGCATGGTGATCATTGGTGGTTCCGGCACAGGAAAGTCGGTGCTGCTGAAATGTATCCTCGGCCTTATCAAACCAGATAACGGCATGATCAAGGTCGACGGGGTGGATGTGGAAAAGGCTGAACGCGATGCGTTTCTGGCGCGGTTCGGCATGCTGTTTCAGGGCGGCGCGTTGTTTGACAGTCTGAAGGTCTGGGAAAACGTCGCCTTCCGGCTACGCCACGGGACTTTGAAACGCCCCAAGGATGAAGCACGCGACATCGCTATCGAAAAACTGCGCCGCGTGGGGCTGAAAGCATCCGTCGCTGACCAGTTCCCGGCGGAATTGTCCGGCGGCATGCAAAAGCGCGTCGGTCTGGCCCGCGCGATTGCGGCGGAACCGGAGATCATCTTCTTCGATGAACCAACGACCGGGCTTGATCCGATCATGTCCGGCGTCATCAACGATCTGATCCGGGAAATCGTGGTGGAAATGGGCGCAACGGCAATGACGATCACCCATGACATGACATCTGTGCGCGCGATTGCGGACAAGGTCGCGATGCTACATGCGGGCAAGATCCGCTGGACCGGTCCCGTCGCGCAGATGGACGATTCGGGCGATCCCTATCTGACGCAGTTCATCTCGGGCAGTGCCGAAGGCCCCATCGAAGCGGTCCGGTGA
- a CDS encoding MlaE family ABC transporter permease: MSAALAPIAWVGRGTLEALAAIGRVSFFAGSTIRHALTPPFYWREFLQALVTIGWLSLPVVGMTALFTGGALALQIYAGGSRFSAETFVPSIVAIGMTRELGPVLGGLMVAARVASSIAAELGTMKVTEQIDALTTLSTNPMKYLTVPRVVAATLAVPVLVGVGDVIGIMGGYLVGINRLGFNEAAYLTNTWNYLEFWDVASGLVKGAVFGFVVALMGCYFGMNSGRGAQGVGAATKAAVVAASVLILATNYLLTEAFFSS; this comes from the coding sequence ATGAGCGCAGCCCTTGCCCCTATCGCCTGGGTCGGACGTGGCACGCTGGAGGCGTTGGCCGCCATCGGGCGCGTGTCCTTCTTCGCCGGCAGCACGATCCGGCATGCTTTGACCCCACCATTTTACTGGCGCGAGTTCCTTCAGGCGCTCGTCACCATCGGATGGTTGAGCCTTCCCGTCGTCGGTATGACCGCGCTGTTCACCGGCGGCGCGCTGGCCTTGCAGATCTACGCAGGCGGCTCTCGCTTCAGCGCGGAAACTTTTGTTCCGTCCATCGTCGCCATCGGCATGACGCGGGAGCTGGGTCCTGTTCTGGGCGGCCTGATGGTCGCCGCGCGAGTCGCATCGTCCATCGCAGCAGAACTCGGCACCATGAAGGTGACTGAACAAATTGATGCCCTGACCACCCTGTCGACGAACCCGATGAAATACCTGACGGTACCACGCGTCGTTGCCGCCACGCTCGCCGTGCCCGTGCTGGTGGGTGTGGGCGATGTGATCGGGATCATGGGCGGCTACCTGGTCGGCATCAACAGGCTGGGCTTCAACGAGGCCGCCTACCTGACCAACACATGGAATTATCTTGAGTTCTGGGACGTCGCGTCAGGCCTTGTGAAAGGCGCGGTCTTCGGCTTCGTCGTGGCGCTTATGGGCTGCTACTTCGGCATGAATTCGGGCCGCGGTGCACAAGGTGTGGGTGCGGCAACGAAAGCCGCTGTCGTCGCGGCGTCGGTCCTGATCCTTGCCACCAACTACCTGCTCACCGAGGCATTTTTCTCGTCATGA
- the alr gene encoding alanine racemase, producing the protein MARAKLTIDLDALCDNWRALDRHSGNAMAGAVVKADGYGLDSGRVAVALAQAGARHFFVALAEEGARVRQAIGEGIPVSVFSGHMAGDAALLRDFELTPMLNSPEQVKRQFDALPAAPFGIQLDSGMNRLGMEAADWAAVRGDVLARDPDLIMSHLACADEPDHEMNAKQLRAFRDMTDDAGVPRSLSATGGILLGPDYRFELTRPGVGLYGGAPFMDAKPVAHLKLPVIQCRDLEAGEAVGYGVTWHTDKPARIATVAAGYADGLIRAMSNRARLFADDVACPLAGRVSMDLLTVDITHLDNDPTWFELLGHNQTVDDVADAAGTIGYEILTSLRSRYERVYTGEYA; encoded by the coding sequence ATGGCACGAGCGAAACTAACAATCGACCTTGATGCGCTTTGCGACAACTGGCGAGCGCTCGACAGGCATTCAGGCAATGCGATGGCGGGTGCCGTCGTGAAAGCCGATGGATACGGGCTGGATTCCGGGCGCGTTGCCGTTGCATTGGCCCAGGCCGGAGCACGGCATTTCTTCGTAGCTCTGGCGGAAGAAGGAGCGCGGGTCCGGCAGGCGATTGGCGAAGGCATCCCCGTTTCGGTCTTTTCGGGCCACATGGCCGGCGACGCTGCGCTTCTGCGCGACTTCGAACTGACGCCCATGCTGAATTCACCCGAACAGGTCAAACGCCAGTTCGATGCCTTGCCCGCTGCGCCGTTCGGCATACAGCTTGATAGCGGCATGAACCGTTTGGGTATGGAAGCCGCTGACTGGGCCGCTGTTCGCGGCGACGTTCTGGCCCGCGACCCCGACCTGATCATGTCGCACCTTGCCTGCGCGGATGAGCCGGACCACGAGATGAACGCAAAGCAGCTTCGCGCTTTTCGGGACATGACGGATGACGCCGGTGTGCCGCGATCCCTGTCGGCGACGGGGGGCATCCTGCTGGGACCGGACTATCGTTTCGAGCTAACCCGACCGGGGGTCGGGCTCTACGGTGGCGCGCCCTTCATGGATGCCAAGCCAGTCGCGCATCTGAAGCTGCCCGTGATCCAATGCCGTGATCTGGAAGCGGGCGAAGCAGTGGGCTACGGGGTGACCTGGCACACTGATAAGCCTGCCCGTATCGCAACGGTGGCAGCCGGATATGCTGACGGGCTGATCCGCGCCATGTCGAACCGCGCCCGCCTGTTTGCCGATGATGTCGCCTGCCCGCTGGCTGGCCGCGTGTCGATGGACCTGCTGACCGTCGACATCACCCATCTGGATAATGACCCAACATGGTTCGAACTTTTGGGGCACAACCAGACCGTTGACGATGTGGCCGACGCCGCTGGAACCATCGGATATGAAATCCTGACCTCTCTGCGCAGCCGCTACGAGAGGGTCTACACCGGAGAATACGCATGA
- the cysS gene encoding cysteine--tRNA ligase — MADIQLYNSKTRTTERFDPIDRNNVRMYVCGPTVYDRAHLGNARPVVVFDVLFRLLRHVYGEDHVTYVRNFTDVDDKINARARESGRDISEITSETTQWFLDDMRALGALDPTQMPRATGFIPQMIEMIERLIAKGHAYEAEGHVLFDVKSYTDYGKLSGRSLDDMIAGARVEVAPYKRDPMDFVLWKPSTDDLPGWDSPWGRGRPGWHIECSAMSYDLLGDSFDIHGGGNDLTFPHHENEIAQSCCAHPEGQFARFWMHNEMLQVEGKKMSKSLGNFFTVRDLLDQGIPGEVIRFIFLSTHYRKPMDWTEKKAEEARDTLWKWRKATEGAVTAFRPDREVVEALARDLNTPLALSILHQRFKEAKSGEDINRFRSTLDFLGFGKEWPSGVTVAVEKAYGHAAKMQEIADQIEAARSAKDFATSDRLRDALIAAGVEVKITKEGVIAEAGPAFDPAKLEALK; from the coding sequence ATGGCCGACATCCAGCTATACAACAGCAAGACACGGACAACCGAACGGTTCGACCCGATCGACCGGAACAATGTCCGCATGTATGTCTGTGGCCCGACCGTCTATGATCGCGCGCATCTGGGCAATGCCCGGCCGGTCGTCGTGTTCGATGTGCTTTTCCGGTTGTTGCGACATGTCTACGGCGAAGACCATGTGACCTATGTGCGCAACTTCACCGACGTCGATGACAAGATCAACGCGCGGGCTAGGGAAAGCGGGCGCGACATCAGCGAGATCACGAGCGAAACGACGCAGTGGTTCCTCGATGACATGCGCGCGCTCGGTGCGCTCGATCCGACCCAGATGCCACGTGCCACGGGCTTCATCCCGCAGATGATCGAGATGATCGAACGCTTGATTGCGAAGGGCCACGCCTATGAAGCCGAAGGTCATGTGCTGTTCGATGTAAAAAGCTACACCGATTACGGCAAGCTGTCGGGGCGTTCGCTTGACGACATGATTGCAGGTGCGCGGGTCGAGGTCGCGCCATACAAGCGTGACCCGATGGATTTCGTGCTGTGGAAGCCCTCGACCGACGACCTGCCGGGCTGGGACAGCCCATGGGGGCGGGGGCGTCCGGGCTGGCATATCGAATGCTCTGCCATGTCCTATGACCTGCTGGGCGACAGCTTCGACATTCATGGTGGCGGCAACGACCTGACCTTTCCGCACCACGAGAACGAGATCGCCCAAAGCTGCTGCGCCCATCCCGAAGGCCAGTTCGCGCGGTTCTGGATGCATAACGAGATGCTTCAGGTCGAAGGCAAGAAGATGTCGAAATCGCTCGGCAATTTCTTCACCGTCCGCGACTTGCTGGACCAGGGTATTCCGGGCGAGGTGATCCGGTTTATCTTCCTGTCGACCCATTACCGCAAGCCGATGGACTGGACGGAGAAGAAGGCGGAAGAGGCACGGGATACGCTTTGGAAATGGCGAAAGGCAACTGAGGGTGCTGTGACCGCTTTTCGTCCGGACCGGGAAGTTGTAGAGGCGCTGGCACGCGACCTGAACACGCCGCTGGCGCTGTCGATCCTGCATCAGCGCTTCAAGGAGGCCAAATCTGGCGAAGACATAAATCGCTTCCGCTCGACACTGGATTTCCTCGGATTCGGTAAGGAATGGCCAAGCGGCGTTACGGTTGCCGTAGAAAAGGCATATGGCCATGCGGCAAAGATGCAAGAGATCGCAGATCAGATTGAAGCCGCGCGTTCTGCGAAGGATTTTGCTACGTCGGATCGACTTCGCGACGCTCTGATTGCTGCTGGGGTCGAGGTGAAGATCACCAAGGAAGGCGTTATAGCGGAGGCGGGCCCGGCATTCGACCCTGCCAAGCTGGAGGCACTGAAATGA
- the cimA gene encoding citramalate synthase, with product MTERLYIFDTTLRDGQQTQGVQFSTPEKTKIAEVLDRLGVDYIEGGWPGANPTDSEFFDSRPQTRATFTAFGMTKRAGRSAENDDVLAGVLNAGTPAVCLVGKTHDFHVTKALGIGLDENLGNIAQSVAHLVAQGREALFDAEHFFDGYKANPDYALKCLHAAFEAGARWIVLCDTNGGTLPAEIGAITRAVIDSGIPGGHLGIHTHDDTGNAVANTLAAVDAGARQVQGTLNGLGERCGNANLTTLIPTLLLKEPYASTFEIGVSHDALAGLTRASRMLDDILNRVPLKSLPYVGSSAFAHKAGLHASAILKDPSTYEHVDPSVVGNSRIVPMSNQAGQSNLRRRLSEAGLEVAPGDPALARILDTVKEREAQGYSYDTAQASFELVAREELGQKPDFFEVKRYKVTVERRKNKYNKMVSLSEAVIVVKIGDEKLLSVSESMDEQGGDRGPVNALSKALAKDLGPYQDYIEDLRLVDFKVRITDGGTEAVTRVIIDSEDGQGRRWSTVGVSANIIDAAFDALLDAITWKLIRDGAKPVSKVVPLQGADIR from the coding sequence ATGACCGAACGCCTCTACATCTTCGACACCACGCTTCGCGACGGGCAGCAGACGCAAGGGGTGCAGTTCTCCACCCCGGAAAAGACCAAGATTGCTGAAGTCTTGGATCGACTTGGCGTTGATTACATCGAAGGGGGCTGGCCGGGCGCGAATCCGACCGACAGTGAATTCTTCGATAGCCGCCCCCAGACCCGCGCGACCTTTACCGCATTCGGCATGACCAAGCGCGCCGGGCGGTCGGCGGAAAATGACGATGTTTTGGCGGGTGTGCTGAACGCGGGCACGCCAGCCGTTTGCCTGGTTGGCAAGACGCATGATTTCCACGTCACCAAGGCGTTGGGAATCGGCTTGGACGAGAACCTCGGCAACATCGCTCAATCGGTCGCGCATCTCGTGGCGCAGGGGCGCGAGGCGTTGTTTGACGCGGAACATTTCTTCGATGGCTACAAGGCCAACCCGGACTATGCGCTGAAATGCCTGCATGCGGCGTTTGAAGCCGGTGCGCGCTGGATCGTGCTGTGCGACACCAATGGCGGCACGCTGCCGGCCGAGATCGGTGCGATCACCCGCGCCGTGATTGACAGCGGAATTCCGGGTGGCCATCTAGGCATCCACACCCATGACGATACGGGCAATGCGGTCGCGAACACGCTAGCAGCGGTGGATGCGGGAGCGCGGCAGGTACAAGGCACGCTGAACGGGTTGGGCGAGCGTTGCGGCAATGCCAATCTGACGACGCTGATCCCGACGCTGCTGCTGAAGGAGCCTTACGCATCCACCTTCGAGATCGGGGTCAGCCATGACGCGCTGGCGGGGCTGACACGGGCCTCGCGGATGCTTGATGATATCCTGAACCGCGTGCCGTTGAAGTCGCTGCCCTATGTCGGATCGTCGGCGTTTGCGCATAAGGCGGGGCTGCATGCCTCGGCTATCCTGAAAGACCCGTCGACCTATGAACATGTCGATCCGTCGGTGGTGGGCAACAGCCGCATCGTGCCCATGTCCAACCAGGCCGGTCAGTCCAATCTGCGCCGTCGGCTGTCGGAGGCGGGGCTGGAGGTTGCTCCCGGTGATCCCGCGCTTGCCCGTATTCTGGACACGGTGAAGGAACGCGAGGCGCAGGGCTATTCCTACGACACGGCGCAAGCCAGCTTCGAGTTGGTCGCCCGGGAAGAGCTTGGCCAGAAGCCCGACTTCTTCGAGGTCAAGCGCTACAAGGTCACGGTCGAGCGGCGCAAGAACAAGTACAACAAGATGGTCAGCCTGTCGGAAGCGGTCATTGTCGTGAAGATCGGTGATGAGAAGCTGCTCTCCGTCTCGGAAAGCATGGACGAACAGGGTGGCGACCGTGGACCCGTGAATGCATTGTCCAAGGCGCTGGCGAAGGATCTGGGGCCGTATCAGGACTATATCGAGGATCTGCGGCTCGTGGACTTCAAGGTGCGCATCACCGATGGTGGCACCGAGGCCGTCACGCGCGTCATCATCGACAGCGAAGACGGGCAGGGGCGGCGCTGGTCTACCGTGGGCGTCTCTGCCAATATAATTGACGCGGCCTTCGATGCGCTGCTTGATGCGATTACGTGGAAGCTGATCCGCGACGGGGCAAAACCCGTCTCCAAGGTTGTGCCTTTGCAGGGCGCGGATATCCGGTGA